From a region of the Colias croceus chromosome 30, ilColCroc2.1 genome:
- the LOC123704694 gene encoding uncharacterized protein LOC123704694 translates to HADLHAYLPNLSPKNRIIKDLSWPSKLKILRDNFENRRVGIEHLRQGQEKLTSEDSNMKMKLFRLMYETVRDSDLKVRRAELIRGHYVNSSAFDMGFIIGDITDKYNIMTDISLTLKRLYHDWKPMEHINAYEQIANKAIEITNLIDMIRVIEKKALSKPADLRSKKTYRL, encoded by the exons cacgcgg ATCTCCACGCCTACCTTCCGAACCTATCACCAAAAAACCGCATCATCAAAGATTTATCCTGGCCTTCCAAACTGAAGATTCTAAGGGATAACTTCGAAAATCGAAGAGTAGGCATTGAACATTTAAGACAAGGGCAAGAGAAACTTACGTCAGAGGATTCCAACATGAAAATGAAGTTATTTAGGCTTATGTACGAGACAGTAAGAGATAGCGACTTGAAAGTGAGAAGAGCAGAGTTAATAAGAGGACATTATGTCAATTCTTCGGCGTTTGATATGG GTTTCATCATAGGCGACATTACGGACAAATACAACATTATGACCGACATATCGCTCACTCTAAAACGGCTCTACCACGATTGGAAGCCAATGGAACACATCAATGCATACGAGCAAATCGCCAATAAGGCAATCGAAATCACAAACTTGATAGATATGATTAGAGTCATAGAGAAAAAGGCATTGTCAAAACCGGCCGATTTAAGAAGTAAGAAGACCTATCGTTTGTGA